From a single Micromonospora carbonacea genomic region:
- a CDS encoding eCIS core domain-containing protein produces MHRIRPGQDSDAREQQPARPAPPATRHTGAPAPAGGTGPEELAGLQRTMGNRAVARLIEQDRHGHAPGCGHDAPAVQRSTAHEVLRGGGRPLDETTRVDMEGRLGADFSDVRVHDDAAARTSAAELGARAYTSGNHVVLGEGGADRHTLAHELTHVIQQRLGPVAGTDDGTGLRVSDPGDRFEREAEATASRVLADGTT; encoded by the coding sequence ATGCACCGCATCCGGCCCGGCCAGGACTCCGACGCGCGGGAGCAGCAGCCGGCCCGCCCCGCCCCACCGGCTACCCGGCACACCGGCGCGCCCGCACCGGCCGGCGGGACCGGCCCGGAGGAACTCGCCGGCCTGCAACGGACGATGGGCAACCGGGCGGTGGCCCGGCTGATCGAGCAGGATCGGCACGGGCACGCCCCCGGCTGCGGCCACGACGCCCCCGCCGTCCAGCGTTCCACCGCCCACGAGGTGCTGCGCGGCGGAGGCCGTCCACTGGACGAGACGACCCGGGTCGACATGGAGGGCCGGCTCGGGGCGGACTTCTCCGACGTGCGGGTCCACGACGACGCGGCAGCGCGCACGTCGGCGGCGGAGCTGGGCGCGCGGGCGTACACCTCCGGCAACCATGTGGTGCTCGGCGAGGGCGGCGCCGACCGGCACACCCTGGCACACGAGCTGACCCACGTCATCCAGCAGCGACTGGGCCCGGTCGCGGGCACCGACGACGGCACCGGGCTGCGGGTCAGCGACCCCGGCGACCGGTTCGAACGAGAGGCTGAGGCGACCGCGTCCCGGGTGCTGGCGGACGGGACCACCTAG
- a CDS encoding ATP-binding protein, which yields MTATVDADARRGSDDPVSDADARRGSGDPVSDAPTAGPSLAGPEAARAEPPGTAYLRARLFLAEQRVRRAVQAARATDPAPDDPLRGLRVSDDDAWRLVDGPAPPAPDEIAAEAVAAADRWAGRARAAGARVPLAELAADFALAPLDVELLLIALLPDLDRRYEKLYGYLNDDVTRPRATTGLALSLCGVAPVAGPGRARLTPDGPLVAGGLLLVEEADRPFLTRTLRVPDRVTGHLLGSDAADGRVDGLLRRPPGVAPDGPGPEPGRGRSAVGGLAAAIRAGDRLAYLREEPGGTAEGLACAALAAAGWSVLLLDLDALGGNPTPPESLAAVVREARLRRAGLVAGPVDALDPAAGPAHVRLLRRLTALPVPVLLTGRLRWDPDWAEESPLLVTAAPVGAPERARLWRDALAGRPVRVATDVDPERELAAYVLTPGQVRRAAVAAAQHAVLDGVDRVAARHVRAGVRSQNAAALERLARRVEPAVGWDDLVLPAPVREQLAELALRVRHREQVLGGWRLRPGGGRGRGVTALFAGDSGTGKTMSAEVVAADLGLDLYVVDLSTVVDKYVGQTEKNLERIFTEAAGVNGLLLFDEADAIFGKRSEVSDAHDRYANLESAYLLQRMESFDGVAVLTTNLRANLDEAFLRRLDVIVDFPVPDVTQRRALWDRCLGTELPRAADVDLDRCALDFELSGGGIRACAVSAGYLAAAAGGPVTMAMVTAAAQREYRKLGRLVLPAAPRNGVRPRRA from the coding sequence GTGACCGCCACCGTCGACGCGGATGCCCGACGCGGCTCCGACGACCCGGTGAGCGACGCGGATGCCCGACGCGGCTCCGGTGACCCGGTGAGCGACGCGCCGACCGCCGGCCCCTCGCTTGCCGGGCCGGAGGCGGCACGCGCCGAGCCGCCCGGCACCGCGTACCTGCGGGCCCGGTTGTTCCTGGCGGAGCAGCGGGTCCGGCGGGCCGTGCAGGCCGCGCGGGCGACCGACCCGGCCCCGGACGACCCGCTGCGCGGGCTGCGCGTCTCCGACGACGACGCCTGGCGGCTCGTGGACGGTCCCGCCCCGCCCGCCCCCGACGAGATCGCCGCCGAGGCGGTGGCGGCCGCCGACCGGTGGGCCGGTCGGGCCCGGGCGGCGGGCGCGCGGGTGCCGCTGGCGGAGCTGGCGGCGGACTTCGCGCTGGCCCCGCTGGACGTCGAGCTGCTGCTGATCGCGCTCCTGCCCGACCTGGACCGGCGCTACGAGAAGCTCTACGGCTACCTCAACGACGACGTGACCCGCCCCCGGGCGACGACCGGGCTGGCCCTGTCGCTCTGCGGCGTGGCCCCCGTCGCCGGGCCGGGGCGGGCGCGGCTCACCCCCGACGGGCCGCTGGTGGCCGGGGGCCTGCTCCTGGTCGAGGAGGCCGACCGGCCCTTCCTGACCCGCACCCTGCGGGTCCCCGACCGGGTCACCGGTCACCTGCTCGGCTCGGACGCCGCCGACGGGCGGGTCGACGGCCTGCTCCGCCGGCCGCCCGGGGTCGCGCCCGACGGGCCGGGCCCGGAGCCGGGGCGGGGTCGGTCGGCCGTCGGCGGGTTGGCGGCGGCGATCCGCGCCGGTGACCGGCTGGCCTACCTGCGGGAGGAGCCCGGCGGGACGGCCGAGGGGCTGGCCTGCGCCGCCCTCGCCGCCGCCGGCTGGTCGGTCCTGCTCCTCGACCTCGACGCGCTGGGCGGCAACCCGACGCCGCCGGAGTCCCTCGCCGCCGTGGTCCGGGAGGCCCGGCTGCGCCGGGCGGGACTCGTCGCCGGCCCGGTCGACGCCCTGGACCCGGCGGCGGGCCCGGCCCACGTCCGGCTCCTGCGCCGGCTCACGGCGCTGCCCGTGCCGGTGCTGCTCACGGGCCGGTTGCGCTGGGATCCGGACTGGGCCGAGGAGTCCCCGCTGCTGGTGACCGCCGCCCCGGTCGGCGCGCCGGAACGGGCCCGGCTGTGGCGGGACGCGTTGGCCGGGCGGCCGGTGAGGGTGGCCACCGACGTCGACCCGGAGCGGGAACTGGCCGCGTACGTGCTGACACCCGGCCAGGTGCGGCGGGCGGCGGTCGCGGCGGCGCAGCACGCGGTCCTCGACGGCGTCGACCGGGTCGCCGCGCGGCACGTGCGGGCGGGGGTGCGCTCGCAGAACGCGGCGGCGCTGGAGCGGCTGGCCCGGCGGGTGGAGCCCGCCGTCGGCTGGGACGACCTGGTCCTACCCGCCCCGGTCCGGGAGCAGCTCGCCGAGCTGGCGCTGCGGGTGCGGCACCGGGAGCAGGTGCTGGGCGGGTGGCGGCTGCGCCCCGGCGGGGGCCGGGGGCGCGGGGTGACCGCCCTGTTCGCCGGGGACTCCGGCACGGGCAAGACGATGTCGGCCGAGGTGGTCGCCGCCGACCTGGGGCTCGACCTGTACGTGGTGGACCTGTCCACGGTGGTCGACAAGTACGTCGGCCAGACCGAGAAGAACCTGGAGCGGATCTTCACCGAGGCGGCCGGGGTCAACGGGCTGCTCCTGTTCGACGAGGCGGACGCGATCTTCGGGAAGCGTTCCGAGGTCAGCGACGCGCACGACCGGTACGCCAACCTGGAGAGCGCGTACCTGTTGCAGCGGATGGAGTCGTTCGACGGGGTGGCCGTGCTGACCACGAACCTGCGGGCCAACCTGGACGAGGCGTTCCTGCGCCGGCTCGACGTGATCGTCGACTTCCCGGTGCCGGACGTGACGCAGCGGCGGGCGTTGTGGGACCGCTGCCTCGGCACCGAGCTGCCCCGGGCCGCCGACGTCGACCTGGACCGGTGCGCCCTGGACTTCGAGCTGAGCGGGGGCGGCATCCGGGCCTGCGCGGTCAGCGCCGGCTACCTGGCCGCCGCGGCGGGCGGCCCGGTGACGATGGCGATGGTGACGGCCGCCGCCCAACGCGAGTATCGCAAGCTGGGCCGGCTGGTCCTGCCGGCCGCGCCCCGAAACGGCGTGCGGCCCCGCCGGGCCTGA
- a CDS encoding DUF4255 domain-containing protein: MIHEVDEALHALLTDEMLAGTDVLLAFDAPTREWEARRNAPTVNLFLYDVREELTHRREGRVEEYDSAGAVVAEHRPPRYFALSYLVTAWTAQPQDEHRLLSVLLAGLVVHDVLPPSRLVGGLAALGLTVPMSVAVPPSRDRGLADIWSALGGSLKPSLDLVVTTPIAASATFAAQPVTDGLRLRAGDRAGGGPAGRAAEVEARRLRYPDPADGVTPVGVRRARGTAAERQRREGTGGPIRGDRR; encoded by the coding sequence ATGATCCACGAGGTGGACGAGGCGCTGCACGCGCTGCTGACCGACGAGATGCTCGCCGGCACCGACGTGCTGCTCGCCTTCGACGCGCCGACCCGGGAGTGGGAGGCCCGGCGCAACGCCCCGACGGTGAACCTGTTCCTCTACGACGTCCGCGAGGAGCTGACCCACCGCCGGGAGGGTCGGGTCGAGGAGTACGACTCCGCCGGCGCGGTCGTCGCGGAGCACCGCCCGCCCCGGTACTTCGCCCTGTCGTACCTGGTGACGGCGTGGACGGCGCAGCCGCAGGACGAGCACCGGCTGCTGTCGGTGCTGCTGGCCGGGCTGGTCGTGCACGACGTGCTGCCGCCGTCCCGGCTGGTCGGCGGGCTGGCCGCGCTGGGCCTGACCGTGCCGATGAGCGTCGCGGTGCCGCCGTCGCGGGACCGGGGGCTGGCCGACATCTGGTCGGCCCTCGGGGGTTCGCTGAAGCCGTCGCTGGACCTGGTGGTGACCACGCCGATCGCGGCGTCCGCGACCTTCGCTGCCCAGCCCGTCACCGACGGCCTCCGGCTGCGCGCCGGGGACCGGGCCGGTGGCGGGCCGGCGGGGCGGGCCGCGGAGGTCGAGGCCCGGCGGCTGCGCTACCCGGATCCCGCCGACGGCGTCACCCCCGTCGGGGTACGCCGGGCGCGGGGCACCGCCGCCGAGCGGCAGCGCCGGGAGGGCACCGGCGGGCCGATCCGGGGCGACCGCCGGTGA